In the genome of Pungitius pungitius chromosome 5, fPunPun2.1, whole genome shotgun sequence, the window taacgacactctgtaacgacgcatgaaggcatctcagagGCTTCTTTGTAGCCGCTGCCGACCGGCGTCACCAACAtgcgtctcctccatcacaactAAGCAGCTCAGGTGGAGTCCATCCCTAAACACCGCCATGTCCTTTCCTGACTCCTCACCAactctcctcatcctctttcTTTGACCCTGTGACGTTTTCCTCAGAGGTCAAGGAAAGGTGGTTAGGAACAAACGTTAGAGGTCATTTATGGACTATTGGAATCCAGCCccagtgacgtgtgtgtgtgcgcagtggAGCTTCAACTCAGGAGGAACCAGATGTTTGTCTCCTGCTCAGAACATCACAGATTTACACATGTTCTCTTTCTTCAGGTGTCTTACGTCATCAGTGTGGATGGAAACGATCACGTTGTTCATCTGGAGAGAAACGAGTAAGATGTGATTTGATGTTCTGTAGCACTGATGTTTCAATGAACGTTAATTATTTAGAACCTGCTGACTGTATCCAAACACACAGAATAGGAGATGAATGAGGAACATCCATAGAACCGAATTGTTCCCTTGGACTATGAGATCTACACGCATGTGAAGCCAGTGGACAGAGTGATAAAGTGATAACTTTTATAGTCTAAATGAAGATAAACGACCACACAAACATCCACATCTCGTTATGTTGACCTCAGCTTGTCAGCTATTgaggctcttattttgaaggatgCACTCTACAGGAAGGAAgttacatgttgttgttgttgtttcagacGGCTGCTTCCTGCAGACTTCACAGTGTTCTCCTACAGTCAGAACGGGTCCCTGATCACCTCCAGACCCCCTctacaggtaacacacacacacacacacacacctgatgggACCAAAAAGTTGGGATTTAGGAGAGAACAATAAGTCAGGAGAAATCaaatagtagaagaagaaaagtgtgtgtgtgtgataatcaAATCCCCCgaggggagcccccccccccccccccctttagactctaatgtgtgttgttgtgctgcAGGACCACTGTCACTACCAGGGCTCCGTTCAGAACATGGAGGGTTCTGCTGTCGCTATGAGCATCTGCAACGGCCTcaggtcccacacacacacacacacacacacacacagccatctgTACAGGGACTATAAATATGAACTAAGTTTGTCCTTGAGAGGGATGAGAGTGTGATTTACACCCTGCTGTTTCCGTCTGTGATTCCTCAGTGGATCCCACAcaagcacacgtgtgtgtgtgtgtatatattatattatatatatatttatacgtgtatatattatattatatatatatatatatatatatattatatatatatatataacatacaaACGCACACTTAAACTAGAGATCAAGGTGTTTAATTGTAAAGGTCCACaaagagtcaaacagaccatgaagaggggatgcattagggcggggcttactgtgattgacaggtctctgatgGATGTATATGGCGTCTCTATGGTCACTTCCTTGTCTAACTACGTCACTACAACATCCACCTTTTCACTTCTCTATTCTTCAGAGGAGTGATGCATCTGTCTGACAACAGCTACGGCATCGAGCCTTCAGGCTCCTCCCCCGACCAGCACCTGGTCTACCGCCTTCaggatgtgacatcacagccccGGGGGTGTGGCACGCCGCACCACGGAGAGGAGCGTGCTCCGTACAGGGCGGAGGAAATCCACCAGCGAGGCCACAGCAGGGTGGGTCCAGAACTAACTCACAAACCACCAACGCTTCACCTCGTTCACAAATGATGCCATATGACATGCAAAGGAGTCCACACATGTGCATTGGATCAGGACCTCTCACTCCTCCCCAAAGCCAGAGCCAAGTAGCCCCAATTATCAAATGAATCCATTTACTCCACCCGCCACCCACCAACAAGTCCTACGTCTAAGGGAGGCTTTTTTTCAGCCGTTAGCCGCTAATGCTAAAGTTAGCCGCTAATGCTATAGATGCAGGATGTGTAGTATACTGTGCGTGTCGTCATGGAGGGGCTTGTTGTGGTTTTGCAGATGAAGCGAGCAGTTCTCCATCAGACGCACtacgtggagctgctgctggtggtggacaACGAGcgggtaacacacacacacacacgccgatcAGAGGATCACCgatgatgacatcattgatgtTTTTCTACTTCCTAAAGCCAAACACTATGGTGCAGCATTAAAAAGGACAATGGAATGCAGCATTGTGTGTAacatctttcttcttctcttcagtATAATTTCTTGAACAAGAACGAGACGGCTGTGAGGGACGAGATGGTTCATCTGGCCAACCTGGTCGACAGCGTGAGTACACACGCCATTCAGAGTACTACTGCCCCCCTGTATAAGCACCGTGTACAATACACGCCCTGTGTGTGTTCAGATCTACAAGCAGCTGAACGTGCGCGTGGTCCTGGTCGGGCTGGAGATCTGGACTCAGCAGAACCGGATCAGCACTGACGGAGGAGCCGGGGAGGTGCTGAGTCGCTTCACCcagtggagagagaaggagctcGTTCCCCGCCAGCGCCATGACTCGGCACAACTCGtcctgtgagcacacacacacacacacacagggtggtggtggtggtggtggtggtgatgatgatgatggtaacGAGGGTGTCGTAACAGGAAGAAGAGTTTTGGGGGAACAGCTGGAATGGCTTACGTCTCCACGGTCTGCTCCAGGAGCCACGGGGGCGGGATCAACGCGGTACGCTGCTGCTGTGTTCTCATTGGCTCACTCATCTGTTTTTCACCTCACACGCGCTGCATTCAAGTCACATGGAGAAGTCTGTGTATTTGAGCTTCAAAGGCCACAGACACAGAGTATAGTATGAGTTGAATAGCGTGAGTGTGTACTGAAGTAAACCTTAGAACATCAAGGCTCTGAAGGTCCACTCACCACTGAAGTGATGTGAGAGACGTCTTCCATGGTCtctgtcctcatgtctgtctctgtgtccagTTCCTCAGCAACAACGTTGCCTCCTTTGCCTCCATCGTTGCTCATGAGCTGGGTCACAATCTGGGGATGAACCACGATGACAACCGCTCGTGTTCGTGTTCAGTGAAGGCCTGCATCATGAACTCTGGAGCCACGTaggacacacacgtgcacactcacacagacgcacactcacagtcacacactaatatacacacccccccccccccagaggctccATGAacttcagcagctgcagcgctgATGACTTTGAGAAGATGATCCTGCAGACGGGGGGCTCGTGTCTCCTGAACGTCCCCCGGCCCGACGAGGCTTACAGCGCCCCCTCCTGTGGGAACCGCCTGGTGGACGTGGGGGAGGAGTGTGACTGTGGGACCCAGAAGGTCCGTCTGTGTACATCCTGTTGTCATGGTACCCGTCGATGTTCTGATGAGCTTCACTggattaacgtgtgtgtgtgtgtgtgtgtgtgtgtgtgtgtgtgtgtgtctgtgtgtgtgtgtgtgtgtgtgtgtgtgtgtgtgtgtgtgtgtgtgtgtgtgtgtgtgtgtgtgtgtgtgtgtgtgtgtgtcaggagtgTGAGGAGGACCCCTGCTGTGAGTACCACACCTGTAGGCTGAGGCCTGGTGCTCAGTGTGCATATGGAGAGTGCTGCTACAAATGTCAGGTACACTGATCCACACCACATGACTATCACATGTCCTCCTACACGTGTAtatatttaagtgtgtgtgtgtgtgtgtgtgcagtaccTGCCAGGTGGGTCGGTGTGCCGGTCCAGCACCGATGAGTGTGATCTACCCGAGTACTGCAACGGGTCCTCGTCCCTCTGTCAGATGGACGTCTTTGTCCAGGTGAGACTGGAGAtgtttggtcccccccccccccccgtgtctcttCATTGTGCTCTAACACCATGTCCTTTTGCAGAATGGACATCCCTGTAGGACACATCAGGCCTTCTGCTATAACGGAAAGTGTCAACACTACGATGGACAGTGTCAGGCCATCTTTGGATCCAGTGGGTTCTGTTCGTGGGTCTGAGTCCATGTCTCTCTCTGACGTGGACTCATTTTGACGTAACGTCCTCCTTTTCCTCAGAGGCCAAAGCAGCTCCTGACGTCTGTTTCAAAGACGTCAACAGCAAAGGAGATCGATTTGGAAACTGCGGCTACCACAACTACGGCCACAAGAAGTGTGAGAGCAGGTAACGTGTCCCCGGCTGCACGCCCGTCCCCCGAGGACATCGTGCTCATTCTGCTGCGTCTCCATAGAAACGCCATGTGTGGGAAGCTACAGTGCTCCAACGTCCAGACGGTGACGGCGTTCGGCATCGAAGCGGCGATCCTCATCACGCCCATCGGGGGGGCCACGTGTTACGGCGTGGACTTCAGGTTGGGGTCGGACGTCCCCGATCCGGGCATGGTGAACGAGGGCAGCAAGTGTGGAGACAACAAG includes:
- the adam9 gene encoding disintegrin and metalloproteinase domain-containing protein 9: MKMKMMGGRVELLEVFCLLLMSGNTLCTDSEQTQHLSSYQLTVPRPIGGRLRRDTNGRPPNQVSYVISVDGNDHVVHLERNERLLPADFTVFSYSQNGSLITSRPPLQDHCHYQGSVQNMEGSAVAMSICNGLRGVMHLSDNSYGIEPSGSSPDQHLVYRLQDVTSQPRGCGTPHHGEERAPYRAEEIHQRGHSRMKRAVLHQTHYVELLLVVDNERYNFLNKNETAVRDEMVHLANLVDSIYKQLNVRVVLVGLEIWTQQNRISTDGGAGEVLSRFTQWREKELVPRQRHDSAQLVLKKSFGGTAGMAYVSTVCSRSHGGGINAFLSNNVASFASIVAHELGHNLGMNHDDNRSCSCSVKACIMNSGATGSMNFSSCSADDFEKMILQTGGSCLLNVPRPDEAYSAPSCGNRLVDVGEECDCGTQKECEEDPCCEYHTCRLRPGAQCAYGECCYKCQYLPGGSVCRSSTDECDLPEYCNGSSSLCQMDVFVQNGHPCRTHQAFCYNGKCQHYDGQCQAIFGSKAKAAPDVCFKDVNSKGDRFGNCGYHNYGHKKCESRNAMCGKLQCSNVQTVTAFGIEAAILITPIGGATCYGVDFRLGSDVPDPGMVNEGSKCGDNKVCVNFECSSVDALNYDCDVEDKCHGHGVCNSNRNCHCDDGWAPPFCEVKGYGGSVDSGPTWNDKDTSVRDGLLVFFFFVLPLLALGAFVFLRKNELLRRLGLSRRKRSHGAQADATSANRSRGPPPRAQPPPVTHGNSIVKDGHNAQLLPPQEVVETSRTASSYALRPPPPPHKPKLSAASHPLVPQRPAPAPPV